From the Lepidochelys kempii isolate rLepKem1 chromosome 2, rLepKem1.hap2, whole genome shotgun sequence genome, one window contains:
- the CHCHD7 gene encoding coiled-coil-helix-coiled-coil-helix domain-containing protein 7, whose product MSRNVQRLRDHDTNPCLAETDASRQCMDDNNYRKDMCASYFLKYKNCRKFWHAVMIQRRRDGVKPNMPTAGERENILKSIGGTPY is encoded by the exons ATGTCCAGAAATGTGCAGCGACTTAGAGACCACGATACAAATCCATGTCTAGCG GAAACAGATGCTTCTAGACAATGTATGGATGACAAtaactacagaaaggatatgtgtgcctcttattttttaaagtacaaaaaCTGCAGAAAATTTTGG CATGCTGTTATGATACAAAGGAGAAGAGATGGTGTGAAACCAAATATGCctacagcaggagagagagagaatatattgaagtcaataggagggACACCATACTGA